Proteins from a single region of Spirochaetota bacterium:
- a CDS encoding ABC transporter ATP-binding protein/permease, producing the protein MRTIVKLIKIFIKRNFFLFFITSIMILLSSILTIFQAEAGQAFFSIINQISFQKNINTNIDKDNKQTNFKSFISNLLKARSIDDAVKILVESRNLLYIFLSGIFIICLFFLYQLFFYLQNCFSGTLGLEVSLEYLRKTFNKLLFLPSIFYKGKGQTGDLISRLTNDIQNIRVYSLYILITLFSTPILVIFSVFMLLKKSLKFTLVIVGFGLIAFLIINIISKIIKKFATINMQKISKTTDYINKTIYGIDIIKIFNKNQKEKENFDRELKEYKKSFINRFFLEFSVRPLTELIGASILIFVLLVGAYLIWQGRMSIEKIFGFIIYLLILSPKANELSSLLSNIKILEASIERIEEILLLENEDIHFGKKELKKFEGEIEFKNVSFSYDKFYSKQNLINKNISNETTIQFPHQLKNVSFKINKNEFVAIVGPSGSGKSTIVNLISSLIYPTSGEILFDGVNYQEYTLESIRYHISYVTQETILFPDTIYNNIAFGINNTNMDEVIYYSKIAFAYDFIMKLPDKYNTVIGERGAKLSGGEKQRIAIARALIKKPKVLIFDEATSNLDNESENFITKAMENISKLQTTIVIAHRLSTILKADKIIVLKEGKIVDIGKHFELIERCELYKNLQQINF; encoded by the coding sequence GTGAGAACAATAGTAAAATTAATTAAAATTTTTATTAAAAGAAATTTCTTTTTATTCTTTATAACTTCAATAATGATTTTATTATCCTCAATTTTAACTATTTTTCAAGCTGAAGCAGGACAAGCTTTCTTCAGTATAATTAACCAAATTTCTTTTCAAAAAAATATAAACACCAATATTGATAAAGATAATAAGCAGACAAACTTCAAAAGTTTTATTTCAAATCTCCTTAAAGCAAGATCGATAGATGATGCTGTCAAAATTCTAGTAGAAAGTAGAAATCTTTTATACATTTTTCTATCAGGTATTTTTATAATTTGTCTTTTTTTTCTTTATCAACTATTCTTTTATTTACAAAATTGTTTTAGTGGTACACTTGGGCTTGAAGTTTCCTTAGAATATTTAAGAAAAACTTTCAATAAATTACTTTTTTTACCATCAATATTTTACAAAGGAAAAGGTCAAACTGGTGATCTAATTTCGAGGTTAACAAATGATATTCAAAATATAAGAGTTTACTCTTTATATATCCTTATTACTCTCTTTTCTACTCCTATTCTTGTTATATTTTCAGTTTTCATGTTACTTAAAAAAAGTTTAAAATTTACTCTCGTAATAGTAGGTTTTGGTCTTATTGCTTTTTTGATAATTAATATTATTTCAAAAATTATCAAAAAATTTGCAACAATAAATATGCAAAAAATTTCAAAAACAACAGATTATATAAATAAAACAATATATGGTATTGATATAATAAAAATATTCAATAAAAATCAAAAAGAGAAAGAAAATTTTGATAGAGAGTTAAAAGAGTATAAAAAATCTTTTATTAATAGATTTTTTCTTGAATTCTCAGTAAGACCTTTAACAGAACTTATTGGAGCATCTATACTTATATTTGTACTTCTTGTAGGAGCTTATTTGATATGGCAGGGAAGAATGTCTATTGAAAAGATTTTTGGATTCATTATATACCTTCTTATTTTAAGTCCAAAGGCAAATGAACTCTCATCTCTTCTCTCAAATATAAAGATACTGGAAGCTTCTATCGAAAGAATAGAAGAGATTCTGCTACTTGAAAATGAAGATATCCATTTTGGTAAAAAAGAATTAAAAAAATTTGAAGGTGAAATAGAATTTAAAAATGTATCATTTTCTTATGATAAATTTTATTCTAAACAAAATTTAATAAATAAAAACATAAGTAATGAAACCACGATTCAGTTTCCTCACCAGCTAAAAAATGTATCTTTTAAGATTAATAAAAATGAATTTGTTGCAATAGTCGGCCCTTCTGGTTCTGGCAAAAGTACAATTGTTAATTTAATCTCAAGCCTTATCTATCCAACTTCTGGAGAAATTTTATTTGATGGTGTTAACTATCAAGAATACACTCTTGAATCTATTAGATACCACATATCTTATGTTACTCAAGAAACAATTTTATTTCCTGACACTATTTATAATAATATAGCTTTTGGTATAAATAATACTAATATGGATGAAGTAATTTATTATTCAAAAATTGCTTTTGCTTATGATTTTATTATGAAATTACCAGACAAATATAATACAGTTATTGGTGAAAGAGGGGCAAAACTTTCAGGTGGTGAAAAACAGAGAATTGCCATAGCTCGTGCTTTAATTAAAAAACCTAAAGTCTTAATATTTGATGAAGCTACATCAAATCTTGATAATGAATCAGAAAATTTTATAACAAAAGCTATGGAAAATATATCGAAGCTTCAGACTACTATTGTAATAGCTCATAGACTATCTACTATATTAAAAGCAGATAAAATAATAGTCCTAAAAGAAGGAAAAATTGTTGATATAGGTAAACATTTTGAACTAATCGAAAGATGTGAGTTATATAAAAATTTACAACAAATTAATTTTTAA
- a CDS encoding PfkB family carbohydrate kinase — protein MRIKDFSNIKVIVVGDIILDGYYSGIVKRISPEAPVPVVNVETVKFNPGGAANVCNNINKLGGKSFLLGFCGNDENGKELKNILEKENIKNYIIETELKTVTKIRISGDNRQQIARVDFEDDPFKFFNNFDLETEERMKEKLNQNKERKNINHYKIIEKFKDIIDDYDGVIISDYNKGVCSFWLCREIIDLCNKKKKFIIVDPKSKNWKKYEGAFIIKPNLKELSDAYGSFLQNEDKIIEEASLSILKKYSFENIVLTRSAKGISLANKYGVKHFRAYAKEVYDVSGAGDTVSAAITLAYLSGETIEDSIKFANTCASIVVQKVGTVPITLYDLYEFHYYDIDDKIVKEKSKKEIILNYLNIKKFEAIFINYENIVMNLKELPSDLNNLFFEKIIRNINKLKDLKELECKNIDISKEIKQQEDFNIEENKRVLIIKIKNEDFEKNYFFINLLSYLEFIDFIFVE, from the coding sequence ATGAGAATAAAAGATTTTTCAAATATTAAAGTGATTGTTGTTGGAGATATTATTCTTGATGGTTATTATTCAGGCATTGTTAAAAGAATATCTCCTGAAGCTCCTGTTCCCGTTGTAAATGTTGAAACTGTGAAATTTAATCCAGGTGGAGCTGCAAATGTGTGTAATAATATTAATAAGCTTGGAGGGAAATCTTTTTTATTGGGTTTTTGTGGAAATGATGAGAATGGAAAAGAATTAAAGAATATTTTAGAAAAAGAGAATATAAAAAATTATATAATTGAAACAGAACTAAAAACTGTAACAAAAATAAGAATCTCTGGAGATAATAGGCAACAAATAGCAAGGGTGGATTTCGAGGATGATCCATTTAAGTTTTTTAATAATTTTGACTTAGAAACAGAAGAGAGAATGAAAGAAAAATTAAATCAAAATAAAGAGAGAAAAAATATAAATCATTATAAAATAATAGAAAAATTTAAAGATATAATAGATGATTATGATGGTGTTATTATTTCTGATTATAATAAGGGTGTATGTTCATTTTGGTTATGCAGAGAAATAATAGATCTATGTAATAAAAAAAAGAAGTTTATAATTGTTGATCCTAAATCAAAAAACTGGAAAAAATATGAGGGTGCTTTTATTATTAAACCTAATCTAAAAGAGTTATCTGATGCTTATGGGAGCTTTTTGCAAAATGAAGATAAGATAATAGAGGAAGCTTCATTAAGCATTCTGAAGAAATATAGTTTTGAAAATATTGTTTTAACAAGATCAGCAAAAGGAATTTCATTAGCTAACAAATATGGTGTTAAGCATTTTAGGGCTTATGCAAAAGAAGTATATGATGTTTCTGGAGCTGGAGATACAGTTTCTGCCGCAATAACCCTTGCTTATTTAAGTGGTGAGACGATTGAAGATTCTATAAAATTTGCAAACACCTGTGCTTCAATAGTAGTGCAAAAAGTAGGAACAGTTCCTATTACTTTATATGATCTATATGAATTTCATTACTATGATATTGATGATAAGATTGTAAAAGAAAAAAGCAAAAAAGAGATAATATTAAATTATTTAAATATAAAGAAGTTTGAAGCTATTTTTATTAATTATGAAAATATAGTTATGAATTTAAAGGAATTGCCTTCTGATTTAAACAATTTATTTTTTGAAAAAATTATAAGAAATATAAATAAACTAAAAGACTTAAAAGAACTTGAATGTAAAAATATAGATATTTCAAAAGAGATAAAACAACAAGAAGATTTTAATATTGAAGAAAATAAAAGAGTTTTGATTATTAAAATAAAAAATGAAGATTTTGAAAAGAATTATTTTTTTATTAATCTTCTATCATATCTTGAATTTATAGATTTTATTTTTGTGGAATAG
- a CDS encoding glycosyltransferase produces the protein MNILIIGEKYFAQKIKNSLEKFDKNNKYYFTNTYKNPLGIIKYFFLLLKSNLLISIKGYIRKKNEIEIAFLFRKKIIFFWIGSDVLDAIKVFNINRISKKYIEKPYHFCEVEWIRDELKKVGVEAKILNFVSIKMPKIFLKNDYVNLGQGQNIDSLITKSYDLLNKAYCENKTHFIILSYINKNRPEFYGLTKIINIASDLTNFEKQNNSKVKIKFIITGITENETIRYYKKNNKLINIPENIFFKGYINSMEQEYLNSHLFLRLIEHDGLSTSVLEALSYGKHIIYTYNFPYIYGVKEIDPIKEKIIELYHKFLNNELKANIEGIKFVLSNYIEDITNKKILEIIKKIT, from the coding sequence ATGAATATTTTAATAATAGGTGAAAAATATTTTGCACAAAAAATAAAAAATTCTTTAGAAAAATTTGACAAAAATAATAAATATTATTTTACAAATACTTATAAAAACCCACTTGGAATAATTAAATATTTTTTCTTACTTTTAAAATCTAATTTACTTATCTCAATAAAAGGATATATAAGAAAAAAAAATGAGATTGAAATTGCATTCTTGTTTAGAAAAAAAATAATTTTTTTTTGGATTGGTTCAGATGTTTTGGATGCTATTAAAGTTTTTAATATAAATAGAATATCAAAAAAATATATAGAAAAACCATACCATTTTTGTGAAGTAGAGTGGATAAGAGATGAGCTTAAGAAAGTAGGAGTAGAAGCTAAAATATTAAATTTTGTTTCTATAAAAATGCCAAAAATTTTTTTAAAGAATGATTATGTTAATTTAGGCCAAGGGCAAAATATAGATTCTTTAATAACTAAATCTTATGATCTCCTAAACAAAGCATACTGTGAAAATAAAACTCATTTTATTATATTATCATATATTAACAAAAATAGACCTGAATTTTATGGGTTAACAAAAATAATTAATATTGCTTCAGACTTAACAAATTTTGAAAAACAGAATAATTCAAAAGTTAAAATCAAGTTTATAATAACTGGAATTACAGAAAATGAGACTATAAGATATTATAAAAAAAATAATAAATTAATTAATATTCCTGAAAATATTTTTTTTAAGGGATACATAAATAGTATGGAACAAGAATATTTAAACTCTCATTTATTTCTTAGGCTAATAGAACATGATGGGTTGTCAACTTCTGTTTTAGAAGCTCTTTCCTACGGAAAACATATTATTTATACATATAATTTTCCATATATTTATGGGGTAAAAGAAATTGATCCAATTAAAGAAAAAATAATTGAACTTTATCATAAATTTTTAAATAATGAATTAAAAGCAAATATAGAAGGTATAAAATTTGTTTTATCGAACTATATTGAGGATATTACAAATAAAAAAATATTGGAAATAATAAAAAAAATTACATAA
- a CDS encoding asparagine synthase-related protein — MQSFTVIISRENKTCFSSIDFSKIFEVISNELNLTSNLYSITTTEKLSYEFHLISSKSNLKIRIFIDLIKNRSKLFKFSDNNLIILIYGTFLNIKDFFYKTDEENQDIILLSDKVKDYYIKNDIYTFLKSIRGAFNGIVIDNKNEEIFVFNDQIGSKPIFFSILQKEETFIFSSKLSIISNFRKKLYYKNKANLNAFYQMLSFGYLLNNDTYIEEIIKFYPGQFAFFSLNKRKTPLNINKNNLDKINLEIRTNIEEEDFKFILDRYFILKNSPIINGKIDEIIYEIFNKYIETIKLIFEYDRFIYGYFFQKSINNEKNSIKTDNFKHFTFLSGGLDSRILVGLAYKAGYKNILSINFAQSFSQDNESAQLIAEKLKIDYIFNSLNYGNYLTKNLDEILKANDGLIFFAGASHMFDTISKINLNNCGLLINGILIDGFMGGYLDLSNKKDFYKHWASSTKLIDKINNINQYIDFFETREEFNSYNRGINAITNGFRMIEFFAEFASPANDYLLSDFVFRIGQKIKFRKNIYEILKYDLIIRYLPELRWILYHNNLSPVIENKIISSIFHLLNNIKRIIINRPYFSQNPFKKWLKNNPNIINNFNKIFNLEIEKNLNILNTNKELLNDIRNLYFEGNLSEKSMTITLLKSINLHKIDIL, encoded by the coding sequence ATGCAAAGTTTTACAGTAATTATTAGTAGAGAAAATAAAACATGTTTTTCTTCAATTGATTTTTCTAAAATTTTTGAAGTTATTTCAAATGAATTAAATTTAACTTCGAATCTATATAGCATAACAACAACAGAAAAGCTAAGTTATGAATTTCATTTAATAAGTAGTAAAAGTAATTTAAAAATTAGAATTTTTATAGACTTAATAAAAAATAGATCAAAATTATTTAAGTTTTCAGACAATAATCTAATTATATTAATATATGGAACTTTCTTAAATATTAAAGATTTTTTTTATAAAACAGATGAAGAAAATCAAGATATAATATTACTATCAGATAAAGTAAAAGATTATTATATAAAAAATGATATATATACTTTTTTAAAAAGCATAAGAGGTGCATTTAATGGCATTGTTATAGATAACAAAAATGAAGAAATATTTGTATTCAATGATCAAATAGGATCAAAACCTATATTTTTTAGCATCCTTCAAAAGGAAGAAACCTTTATTTTTTCTTCAAAGTTATCTATAATTTCAAACTTTAGAAAAAAATTATATTATAAAAATAAAGCTAACTTAAATGCTTTTTATCAGATGCTATCTTTTGGCTACCTTCTAAACAATGATACTTATATAGAAGAAATTATAAAATTTTATCCCGGCCAATTTGCTTTTTTTTCTTTAAATAAAAGAAAAACACCACTAAATATTAACAAAAATAATTTAGACAAAATTAACTTAGAAATCAGAACCAATATTGAAGAAGAAGATTTTAAATTCATCTTAGATAGATATTTTATCTTAAAAAATTCACCAATAATAAATGGTAAAATAGATGAAATTATTTATGAAATATTTAATAAATATATTGAAACAATTAAGTTGATTTTTGAATATGATAGATTTATTTATGGTTATTTTTTTCAAAAATCTATAAATAACGAAAAAAATAGTATAAAAACAGATAACTTTAAACACTTTACTTTTCTCTCTGGAGGGCTCGATTCAAGAATATTAGTCGGTCTTGCTTATAAAGCAGGGTATAAAAATATTTTATCAATAAACTTTGCTCAATCATTTTCTCAAGATAATGAATCAGCTCAATTAATTGCAGAAAAACTTAAAATAGATTATATTTTTAACTCATTAAACTACGGAAATTATCTCACAAAAAACTTAGATGAAATTTTAAAAGCAAACGATGGGCTTATATTTTTTGCTGGTGCTTCTCATATGTTCGACACTATTTCAAAAATAAATTTAAATAATTGTGGCTTACTTATTAATGGGATTCTTATAGATGGATTTATGGGGGGTTATCTTGATCTATCAAATAAAAAAGATTTTTATAAACATTGGGCTTCATCAACTAAACTTATAGATAAAATAAATAATATAAATCAATATATTGATTTTTTCGAGACAAGAGAAGAGTTTAATTCTTATAATAGAGGTATTAATGCAATAACTAATGGGTTCAGAATGATCGAATTTTTTGCAGAGTTTGCATCGCCTGCAAATGATTATCTACTATCCGATTTTGTTTTTAGAATTGGTCAAAAAATAAAATTTAGAAAAAATATATATGAAATTTTAAAATACGATCTTATTATAAGATATCTCCCTGAGTTAAGGTGGATACTTTATCACAACAATCTTTCCCCAGTAATTGAAAATAAAATTATAAGCTCTATTTTTCATCTTCTAAATAATATAAAAAGAATAATTATAAATAGGCCTTACTTTTCTCAAAATCCTTTCAAAAAATGGCTAAAAAATAATCCAAATATTATAAATAATTTTAATAAAATATTTAATCTAGAAATAGAAAAAAATTTAAATATTTTGAATACCAATAAAGAACTTCTAAACGATATTAGAAATCTTTATTTCGAAGGTAATTTATCTGAAAAATCTATGACAATAACTTTGCTTAAAAGTATAAATTTACACAAAATTGATATTTTATGA
- a CDS encoding polysaccharide biosynthesis protein codes for MKKYLDLIFDLLIIIFSYYISYFIRFYPDLLSHSYYLNFIYFLIFSINYIFVFYISGVYKILWKYCSFSDLIKLSVVNLISFCLIFILLKIINIGFSQPQIFLTFFLILFFTILYRIFYRLKKFSKVRNVNKIFLDTDKKVNTLIIGAGEAGRIILNEYIKFGLQKHIIGFLDDDPSKKGKIISGKKIFGSIDLIKKIVDKFIVEKIIIAIPSANSYQINRIVDRIKEIDKRNIIDIQVLPHLLELNDKRPLIKELRNIDLSDLIGREEVRIDEIKLKSFYKGKKILITGAGGSIGSEITKQLINFEPELIIATGRGEYSIYNLIKNISEFLSKRELSDFASKIIYKIIDIKDKELFDKIFCHYKPDLVFHAAAHKHVPLMELNEYEAINNNLFGTLNILELCYKYNVEKFIFVSTDKAVNPENIMGATKRLGEILTYGFFYRYGIKTSIVRFGNVIGSRGSVLPLFIEQIERGGPVTVTHPEITRFFMTIPEASLLLINAASFNDNGSIYVLDMGKQFKVVDIAKELIKLYGFIPDKDIKIVYTGLRPGEKMYEELFFDKDKVEKTEHEKIFRVDEDKEEVLKAFSKLIQIKINDILDMNREELRKWLKELIPEANLKIYNEQKFVN; via the coding sequence ATGAAAAAATATTTAGATTTAATATTTGATTTATTAATTATTATTTTTTCCTATTATATATCTTATTTTATAAGATTTTATCCTGATCTATTGAGTCATTCCTATTATTTAAATTTTATATATTTTTTAATTTTTTCTATTAATTATATTTTTGTATTTTATATAAGTGGGGTCTATAAAATTTTATGGAAATACTGCTCTTTTAGTGATCTTATAAAACTTTCAGTAGTAAATTTAATATCTTTTTGTTTGATTTTTATTTTATTGAAAATTATAAATATTGGTTTTTCTCAACCACAAATTTTTTTGACTTTTTTTTTAATACTATTTTTTACTATTTTATATAGAATATTTTATAGACTAAAAAAGTTTTCTAAAGTTAGAAATGTAAATAAGATATTTTTAGATACTGATAAAAAAGTTAATACATTAATTATCGGAGCTGGAGAAGCTGGAAGAATAATATTAAATGAATATATAAAATTTGGATTGCAAAAGCATATAATCGGTTTTCTTGATGATGATCCTTCTAAAAAAGGGAAGATAATATCAGGCAAAAAAATATTTGGATCTATAGATCTAATAAAAAAAATAGTTGATAAATTTATTGTAGAAAAAATTATAATAGCAATTCCATCTGCAAATTCTTATCAGATAAATAGGATAGTAGATAGAATAAAAGAAATAGATAAGAGAAATATTATTGATATACAAGTTTTGCCCCACCTTCTTGAATTAAATGATAAAAGACCACTTATAAAGGAGTTAAGAAATATTGATCTATCAGATCTTATTGGTAGAGAAGAGGTAAGAATTGATGAGATAAAGTTAAAAAGTTTTTATAAAGGCAAAAAAATTCTTATAACAGGTGCTGGGGGTTCAATAGGATCTGAGATTACAAAACAGCTTATAAACTTTGAACCAGAACTAATAATTGCAACCGGTAGAGGAGAATATTCAATTTATAACTTAATTAAAAATATTTCCGAGTTTCTTTCAAAAAGAGAGCTTTCCGATTTTGCAAGCAAAATTATTTATAAAATAATTGACATTAAAGATAAAGAACTTTTTGATAAAATTTTTTGTCATTACAAACCAGATCTAGTTTTTCATGCTGCAGCACATAAACATGTACCTCTTATGGAACTAAATGAATATGAAGCCATAAATAACAATCTATTTGGAACTTTAAATATACTTGAACTTTGTTATAAATATAATGTTGAAAAATTTATATTTGTTTCTACTGATAAAGCTGTAAATCCTGAAAATATAATGGGGGCAACAAAAAGGCTTGGGGAAATCTTAACTTATGGGTTTTTTTATAGATATGGCATCAAAACATCAATTGTTAGATTTGGTAATGTAATTGGTTCAAGAGGCTCAGTTCTTCCACTTTTTATTGAGCAGATTGAGAGAGGTGGTCCTGTAACTGTTACTCATCCAGAAATTACTAGATTTTTTATGACTATTCCTGAGGCAAGTTTACTTCTTATTAATGCTGCATCTTTTAATGATAATGGTTCTATTTATGTTCTTGATATGGGTAAACAATTTAAAGTTGTAGATATTGCTAAAGAACTTATAAAACTTTATGGATTTATTCCAGATAAAGATATAAAAATAGTATATACTGGCTTAAGGCCTGGAGAAAAGATGTATGAAGAGCTTTTTTTTGATAAAGATAAAGTTGAAAAAACTGAACATGAAAAAATATTTAGGGTAGATGAAGATAAAGAAGAAGTTTTAAAAGCTTTTTCAAAGCTGATTCAGATCAAAATTAATGATATATTAGATATGAATAGAGAAGAACTAAGAAAATGGTTAAAAGAATTAATTCCAGAAGCAAATTTGAAAATTTATAATGAACAAAAGTTTGTAAACTAA
- a CDS encoding DegT/DnrJ/EryC1/StrS family aminotransferase, whose translation MNIMFHKPYITDDEINEVVESVKSGWLTTGKKTLLFEEEFRKVIGSKYSFGVASATAALHLALKAVGIKENDEVILPTNTFIATAEVVTYFGAIPVLCDIEYETHNIDVKKIEPLITKKTKAIIPVHFGGQPCDMDEIYNIAKKYNLYVVEDAAHAFPSYYKNNIVGNLHGSDVTCFSFYATKTLATGEGGMATTNNDNFASKIKVNRLHGINRDVWDRYRGGDWYYEVIDNGYKYNLTDVCSAIGLAQLKKAFWMNDEREKIARKYSEAFANSKIEIPFIKDDRKTSWHLYVIKVNNRDELYNKLKENGINTSVHFIPVHKHPYYKEKYGYREKDYPIANEVFRKSLSLPIYPGLKDEEIEYIIEKVLTYSC comes from the coding sequence ATGAATATAATGTTTCATAAACCATATATAACAGATGATGAAATAAATGAGGTAGTTGAATCAGTTAAATCTGGTTGGCTTACAACTGGTAAAAAAACTCTACTTTTTGAAGAAGAGTTTAGAAAGGTTATAGGCTCAAAATATTCCTTTGGAGTAGCATCTGCAACAGCAGCTTTACATTTAGCTTTAAAAGCAGTAGGCATAAAGGAAAATGATGAAGTTATTCTTCCAACAAATACATTTATTGCAACAGCTGAAGTTGTAACTTATTTTGGAGCAATACCTGTTTTATGTGACATTGAGTATGAAACTCATAATATTGATGTTAAAAAAATTGAACCACTGATAACAAAAAAAACGAAAGCTATTATACCTGTTCATTTTGGAGGACAACCATGTGATATGGATGAGATATATAATATTGCAAAAAAATATAATTTGTATGTTGTAGAAGATGCAGCTCATGCTTTTCCTTCCTACTACAAAAATAATATTGTAGGCAATCTTCATGGATCAGATGTAACATGTTTTTCTTTTTATGCAACAAAAACTCTTGCAACAGGTGAAGGAGGGATGGCTACAACAAACAATGATAATTTTGCATCAAAAATAAAGGTAAATAGATTGCATGGTATAAATAGAGATGTTTGGGATAGGTATAGAGGTGGAGATTGGTATTATGAAGTGATAGATAATGGTTATAAGTATAATTTAACAGATGTCTGTTCAGCAATAGGGCTTGCACAACTTAAAAAAGCTTTTTGGATGAATGATGAAAGAGAAAAAATTGCAAGAAAATATAGTGAAGCTTTTGCAAACTCAAAAATAGAGATACCTTTTATTAAGGATGATAGGAAAACATCTTGGCATCTTTATGTTATAAAAGTTAACAATAGAGATGAACTTTACAATAAGCTAAAAGAAAATGGGATAAATACATCTGTTCATTTTATCCCTGTTCATAAGCATCCATACTATAAAGAAAAATATGGTTATAGAGAAAAAGATTATCCTATAGCAAATGAAGTTTTTAGAAAATCATTATCATTACCTATCTATCCTGGATTAAAGGATGAAGAAATCGAATACATTATCGAAAAAGTTCTAACTTATTCCTGCTAA